One window of Mixophyes fleayi isolate aMixFle1 chromosome 3, aMixFle1.hap1, whole genome shotgun sequence genomic DNA carries:
- the SLC35F6 gene encoding solute carrier family 35 member F6: protein MAWTSYQLILAGMMLVTGSINTLSAKWADNFSAKGCKGSDSHQFQHPFLQAVGMFLGELACLAVFYILVFKDRRSPIPTLEPSQPFNSFLFLPPAICDMAGTSIMYVALNMTSASSFQMLRGAVIIFTGLLSVAFLGRKLECSQWIGILVTIVGLVIVGLADLLSGSGSGKNLSDVITGDLLIVIAQIIASIQMVLEEKFVYKYNVHPLRAVGTEGLFGFIILTLLLIPFYYIPANGFSNNDRGVLEDSLDAFCQMGNQPLIMLALFGNISSIAFFNFAGISVTKEISATTRMVLDSLRTVVIWIVSLAVGWETFHALQILGFVFLLLGTGLYNGLHKSLMCGRCKQESEETQGLLQGERPAINADC, encoded by the exons GTGGGCAGACAATTTTAGCGCTAAAGGATGTAAAGGTTCAGACAGTCACCAGTTCCAGCATCCTTTTCTACAG GCTGTGGGCATGTTTTTAGGAGAACTCGCCTGTCTGGCCGTTTTCTACATACTGGTGTTCAAGGACAGAAGATCACCGATACCGACCCTGGAACCTTCTCAGCCATTCAACTCCTTCCTCTTTCTGCCACCGGCGATCTGTGACATGGCCGGGACAAGCATCATGTATGTGG CATTAAATATGACCAGTGCTTCCAGCTTCCAGATGCTGCGAGGAGCCGTCATCATTTTTACTGGGCTTCTCTCTGTCGCCTTCCTGGGGAGAAAGCTGGAGTGTAGCCAGTGGATCGGGATTCTCGTCACAATCGTTGGACTGGTCATTGTGGGGTTGGCGGATTTACTCAGTGGTTCTGGGAGTGGGAAGAATCTCAGTGACGTTATTACAG GTGACCTGCTCATCGTAATAGCCCAAATTATTGCGTCTATACAAATGGTCTTGGAGGAGAAATTTGTTTACAAGTATAATGTGCATCCGCTCCGAGCAGTGGGCACTGAGG GTCTGTTTGGattcatcatcctcaccctgctATTGATCCCCTTCTACTACATTCCGGCAAATGGTTTCAGCAACAACGACCGTGGAGTCCTGGAAGATTCGCTGGACGCCTTCTGCCAAATGGGCAACCAGCCGCTTATCATGCTGGCTTTGTTCGGCAACATCAGCAGCATCGCCTTCTTTAACTTTGCTGGTATCAGCGTGACAAAAGAAATTAGTGCCACCACTCGGATGGTTCTGGACAGTCTAAGAACAGTGGTCATCTGGATCGTCAGTCTTGCTGTGGGATGGGAGACTTTCCATGCTCTACAGATTCTTGGCTTTGTCTTTCTCTTGTTAGGTACCGGCCTGTACAACGGACTGCACAAATCACTGATGTGTGGACGGTGTAAACAAGAGAGCGAGGAGACCCAGGGTCTCCTACAAGGTGAACGTCCAGCCATCAACGCTGACTGTTAA